The genomic stretch TATCATATTTCTTACATCATTCAAAGCGTCAAAAATTCTAAATATATCAATTCCATTTTCGTATGCTTTAATTACAAATTTTTCAACTATATCGTCAGGGTAATGCCTATAACCAACTAAATTCTGCCCCCTTAAAAGCATCTGTAGTGGAGTATTTTGAATCCTCTTTTTTAACTCTCTCAACCTCTCCCAAGGATCTTCATTTAAATATCTAATACAGACATCAAAAGTAGCTCCTCCCCAGACTTCCATAGAATAGAATCCAACTTCATCCATCTTTTCGGCAATTGGCAACATATCTTCAGTTCTCATCCTTGTGGCTATTAACGATTGTTGTGCATCTCTAAAAGTAGTATCTGTTATTTTAACCATTCTTATCCCTCATTATAGTTATATCCATTTTTAAAAATAGAATAGAAAACAATATTTGTGGCATTTATATCAAAAATTGATAAATTGAATAGACTAAAAAGTGATTGATATTAAGTTTTATCGTGACATAAATATTGGGCGAAATAATATTTATGCTTTACTTAGAGAAATCTATATTTTATTAACTACGAAATTTTCAGGAAATTTTCCGCTAATAATCTTCAATATATCTGTCCTTGTGATAATTCCAATGATTTTGTCATTTTCATCTACAATAACTAACCTACCCACATTGTTTTTATTCATAATAACCAGTGCATCATATATCTTTTCATCTTTATGAATTGTTATAACATTTCTGTTCATAACTTCCCCTACTTTTTTATCTACATTGTCTATATTCTCAGCAATATCGTGCAAACTGATTATTCCTACTAATTTATCATCATCGACAACAGGAGCCCCACTAATGTTTTTTTCTGCAAATAACTTGGCTGTCTCTCTTAAAGTATTTTCAGGAGATACAGTATAAACCTCCTTAATTCCCACATCTCCAACTCTAATATTTGGAATACTTGAAACTCCCAATACATCAATTAATAAAATTCTATGAATATCATCTCTTCCTATAATTCTACCATTTATTATTATTTTATTATGATATGTAGGTCCAACCCTTATAAGGTCTCCAATGTTGAAATATTTCGTATCTCCTTCAATGTGTATCTTAGAGGAACAACATTTTTCGTGAGTAACAGTATCAAATTCTATTTTTATTACTTTAACTCCTTCAACTTTTTTTCCTTCTTTGTATATTGGAACTATAATTTCTCCTTCATCTCCCAAACCTAAGGCTCTATACGCTTTACTTGTAGGGACATATCCCCCTTTTGGTCCGGGAACACCATCAACTAAATCTAATGCCCTTAACGCCTGCATTTGGTTTCTAATGGTTCCTGGATTTCTATTTAATCTGAGAGCTATTTCAGTTCCCTTAATTGGCCTATTTTTTTCTCTATAAAGATTTATAAGTTCCTGTAAAATCTCTCTTTGAATAACAGTTAGTTCCATAAAAATCCCCTAAACTCTTCATGATTATAAATGATGATAAATCATTGACATATATGATAAATATTATGAAACTATATAAATATATAATTATCGATTTGATTTTAATTGAAATTTTATGATTATAATGAGAACAACTTTTTGGTGAAGATTATGAATTATTTAACATCAAAAATTGCTAAGGAAATTTTAAACTCAAAATCTAATGAGATTTTTATAAATTTGGACTTAAATAAAACTGATAAAAAAGAAAAAATAATAATTGATAGAAAAAATGAAATAGTTAAGTTTCCTGAGGGAAATATTAATTTTGAAATTTTAAAGAAAATAGCTAAGGATGAAGGACATATATACTTTATAAAAGATGGAAATGTCTTTAAAGCGGCAATTTCTAATAATGGCTATTATAAGTTAGTTCCTACAATACCTCCAACAATTGAAATAAATGGAATAAGAATGCACAGAACTAAGGAAGTTGATCCATATCAAGATACTTTAAATAAAATCAACTCTGTAAAAGTTAAAAAAGGAGAGAAGGTTTTAGACACCTGTATGGGTTTGGGTTATACGGCAATTGAAGCATATAAAAGAGGAGCAAAGGTTATAACGATAGAAAAAAATCCAAATGTTTTGGAGTTGGCTAAAATTAATCCATACAGTGAGGAGTTATTTAAAGGAGATATAAAGATAATATTAGGGGATGCCTTTGATGTTATAAAGACCTTTGATAATGAAGAGTTTGATGTAGTTATCCACGACCCTCCAAGATTTAGTTTAGCAGGACATCTATACAGTGAAGAATTTTACAAAGAAATTTTTAGAGTTTTAAAACCTGGGGGTAGATTGTTTCATTATGTAGGCAATCCAGGAAAAAAATATAGAGGAAAAGATTTACAAAAGGGAGTAATGGATAGATTGAGAAAAGTAGGTTTTATAAAAGTTAAAAGAGTTCCAGAGGCTTTGGGAGTTGTAGCTATAAAACCAAAAGAAAAAGAAACTGAAAAAATTTAAAAAATATAGGATAAAATTATTTATTTCCAATATTCCAATGCTTTTTTTAGTTCTGGAATCTCCTCAGCCTTCTCTTCCAATGGTTTATTTTCCATTACTGCCTCAATTGCCGCTCTCATAGCCTTAGCCCCTGCAACTGTTCCATCTGGATGTCCGTGAATCCCTCCCCCTGCCTGAATAATCAAATCTCTACCTAAAATTTCAACTATCTTAGGAACCAATCTTGGATGAACTCCACCAGAAGACACTGGAAACATTGATTTTATATTTGCCCAATCTTGATCAAAGAATATATTTTCATCATCTTTTTTAACTTTACTATAAATTATTTCATCTCTTATTGCCTTAACTTCCTTTTCCCCTCCCTCCATTTTTCCAACAACTGTTCCTATATGTAGTTGATCAACTCCTAAC from Methanocaldococcus lauensis encodes the following:
- a CDS encoding CBS domain-containing protein, with product MELTVIQREILQELINLYREKNRPIKGTEIALRLNRNPGTIRNQMQALRALDLVDGVPGPKGGYVPTSKAYRALGLGDEGEIIVPIYKEGKKVEGVKVIKIEFDTVTHEKCCSSKIHIEGDTKYFNIGDLIRVGPTYHNKIIINGRIIGRDDIHRILLIDVLGVSSIPNIRVGDVGIKEVYTVSPENTLRETAKLFAEKNISGAPVVDDDKLVGIISLHDIAENIDNVDKKVGEVMNRNVITIHKDEKIYDALVIMNKNNVGRLVIVDENDKIIGIITRTDILKIISGKFPENFVVNKI
- a CDS encoding class I SAM-dependent methyltransferase; amino-acid sequence: MNYLTSKIAKEILNSKSNEIFINLDLNKTDKKEKIIIDRKNEIVKFPEGNINFEILKKIAKDEGHIYFIKDGNVFKAAISNNGYYKLVPTIPPTIEINGIRMHRTKEVDPYQDTLNKINSVKVKKGEKVLDTCMGLGYTAIEAYKRGAKVITIEKNPNVLELAKINPYSEELFKGDIKIILGDAFDVIKTFDNEEFDVVIHDPPRFSLAGHLYSEEFYKEIFRVLKPGGRLFHYVGNPGKKYRGKDLQKGVMDRLRKVGFIKVKRVPEALGVVAIKPKEKETEKI